One Rhodoluna sp. KAS3 DNA window includes the following coding sequences:
- a CDS encoding helix-hairpin-helix domain-containing protein → MGWIKSRFSEALSGTQPISKKLAFLLLGVVAVALIAVNSLTGATGDSQISLSGPGENQTIEPSAASVSVNQAIIFVHVIGEVKKPGIYELEAGSRVFDAVFAAGGLTEDAEQATVNLARSLTDGEQIHIGAIGEAPINGNNGEGQTAKINLNRSSQVELESLPGVGPALAGRIIDYREQNGGFQAIEDLKNVGGIGDKLFAGLMNEVTI, encoded by the coding sequence ATGGGTTGGATAAAGTCCAGGTTTTCAGAGGCGCTGTCGGGTACGCAACCCATCAGTAAAAAACTCGCTTTTCTGTTGCTGGGAGTCGTTGCCGTTGCTCTAATTGCAGTCAATAGTCTTACCGGGGCCACTGGTGATTCCCAGATTTCCCTGAGTGGACCTGGAGAAAATCAAACCATCGAGCCTTCGGCTGCGAGCGTTTCAGTCAACCAAGCAATCATTTTCGTACACGTAATCGGCGAGGTTAAGAAGCCCGGTATTTATGAACTTGAGGCTGGATCTAGAGTTTTCGATGCTGTTTTTGCGGCGGGTGGGCTTACCGAAGATGCTGAACAAGCCACCGTAAACCTTGCGAGATCGCTTACCGATGGAGAGCAAATCCACATCGGTGCAATTGGTGAAGCACCGATAAATGGCAATAACGGAGAAGGTCAGACGGCAAAAATAAATCTCAATCGGTCATCTCAGGTTGAACTCGAGTCTTTGCCCGGAGTAGGCCCAGCCTTAGCTGGTCGAATTATTGATTATCGCGAACAGAATGGCGGTTTCCAAGCCATAGAAGACTTGAAGAACGTGGGTGGTATTGGCGACAAATTATTTGCGGGCCTGATGAACGAGGTGACCATTTGA
- the rpsT gene encoding 30S ribosomal protein S20, which produces MANIKSQIKRIGTNLKAAERNKAVRSEVKTAVRASREATASGDKVAAAAALALAGKKLDKAVSKGVLHKNNAANRKSALAKKVAAL; this is translated from the coding sequence ATGGCAAACATCAAGTCACAGATTAAGCGAATTGGCACCAACCTAAAGGCTGCTGAGCGCAACAAGGCTGTTCGCAGCGAGGTCAAGACCGCTGTTCGCGCATCTCGCGAAGCGACTGCAAGCGGCGACAAGGTAGCAGCAGCAGCAGCTCTTGCACTAGCTGGCAAGAAGCTAGACAAGGCAGTTTCAAAGGGTGTTCTACACAAGAACAACGCTGCAAACCGCAAGTCAGCACTTGCCAAGAAGGTTGCAGCTCTCTAA
- the hemW gene encoding radical SAM family heme chaperone HemW — MAGPLPIGEPAPSDGSLPAQAGEGAEHRSLHAYVHIPFCRVRCGYCDFNTYTASELDGASQSEYADVLISEITFSQGVLARTGIQKRVLSTVFFGGGTPTQLPASDLVKILGSLDSAFGISDAAEITTEANPDTVDLEYLQALKAGGFTRVSFGMQSAVPSVLATLERTHNPANVPAAIEAAKAAGLATSVDLIYGAPGETLEQWRESIMAALSMEPDHVSAYALIVEPGTKLARQIRSGELDEPDEDLQADKYELADQLLKDAGFKWYEVSNWAKEAAGVENASRHNLAYWQGQDWWGYGPGAHSHFGGVRWWNQKHPSAYSASLTSGNSPAAGREVLSERTRLEERILLEVRIYEGLSVDLAKTVSKHAVELIAGFIADGLIEPGAAINGQIRLTLKGRLLADSLVRKLLD, encoded by the coding sequence GTGGCCGGACCACTGCCAATTGGCGAACCCGCCCCAAGTGACGGCAGTTTGCCGGCACAAGCAGGCGAGGGTGCTGAACACAGAAGTCTCCATGCCTATGTGCACATTCCCTTTTGTCGTGTCCGTTGCGGTTACTGCGATTTCAATACCTATACAGCTTCCGAGCTCGATGGCGCGAGCCAATCTGAGTATGCAGACGTCTTAATTTCTGAGATTACTTTTAGCCAGGGTGTTCTAGCTCGAACCGGCATCCAGAAACGAGTACTTTCCACGGTATTTTTTGGTGGCGGAACTCCTACGCAATTGCCGGCCTCAGATCTAGTCAAGATTCTCGGTTCACTCGACTCTGCGTTCGGTATTTCCGACGCCGCAGAAATAACCACTGAGGCCAACCCCGATACCGTTGACCTCGAATACCTTCAGGCTCTCAAGGCGGGCGGATTCACCCGAGTATCCTTCGGCATGCAGTCGGCTGTTCCATCGGTCCTGGCCACTTTGGAGCGCACACATAATCCGGCAAACGTCCCGGCCGCCATCGAGGCCGCTAAAGCTGCTGGGCTGGCGACCTCTGTAGACCTAATTTACGGAGCACCGGGCGAGACCCTAGAGCAGTGGCGCGAAAGCATCATGGCCGCACTGAGCATGGAACCCGATCACGTTTCTGCATACGCCCTGATCGTAGAACCGGGCACTAAATTGGCGCGGCAGATTCGAAGCGGTGAGCTCGATGAGCCCGATGAAGATTTGCAGGCAGATAAGTACGAGCTGGCCGATCAGTTGCTAAAAGATGCTGGATTCAAGTGGTACGAGGTTAGTAATTGGGCAAAGGAAGCAGCTGGCGTCGAAAACGCCTCGAGGCATAATCTGGCCTACTGGCAGGGGCAGGACTGGTGGGGTTACGGCCCCGGTGCTCACAGTCATTTCGGGGGGGTGCGTTGGTGGAATCAGAAGCATCCGAGTGCCTATTCGGCATCTCTGACGTCCGGAAACTCGCCGGCTGCTGGTCGGGAAGTCTTGTCGGAGAGGACACGCCTTGAGGAGAGAATTCTCCTCGAGGTCAGAATTTACGAAGGTCTTTCTGTCGACCTGGCCAAAACAGTTAGCAAGCACGCAGTGGAGTTGATCGCTGGATTCATTGCCGACGGCTTAATCGAGCCGGGAGCGGCGATTAATGGTCAAATCCGGCTGACGCTCAAGGGACGATTATTAGCCGATTCTCTGGTTAGAAAACTACTGGACTAG
- a CDS encoding ComEC/Rec2 family competence protein: MRQLLRWLVPTFLALTVGLTSYGIQLGNSKPTNLVKVIENYEGGQAEFSVIRELPATNSAFSGSRFEILLESIHIDNEVAKVRAFGVLNGKDPSESLAVGAKYRCFMNFAPIQSVNRQIFRASCISGFELLMPAHPGANASKRFRDSFLVNLAGISAEAKGLVAGLAIGEKRLLSDEFSVQMKAVGLTHLTAVSGANCAIVVGLVYLVSMRISRRRIVRTVIGVVALVLYVGLVGPEPSVIRSAFMAGVVLVAASLGRPAAGSPALALAVLVLLCIDPWLATDYGFMLSVAATAGILLLTRPLYEKFKSLMPAWIALPLAVSAGAQVMCLPVLLQLQEGLATYSLLANLLVEPMVAPITVLGILSCLVALPLPGLAAALSWLASVAAQWIVVTTQLLSSLAGGVIPWPNGFLGAISAVAVIIALVVFLLASAQKSKNWAAFALLIILGVTIGSAGSAAKRYGTWPNQAWQVVACDVGQGDAFVLRSEGLTAVIDVGRENAPTKECLDRLGVQTIDLLVLTHYDLDHVGGLGGALAGRRIGEVLLSPFPDERWAASNVQETLQATGSRIYRPFEGDSGKLGAFTWTVLNPPRNLNLVEDSNDASLAMLWKGAELNFLAFADLGERGQMRLGAASSTWLGQGLDNVPMILKVAHHGSRDQFSELYEAVRPDVCLISSGEGNSYGHPTRRTLDLLESLNCETLRTDNLGSISLQINQNDLKLGVSGRG, from the coding sequence ATGAGGCAACTTCTGCGCTGGCTGGTGCCAACTTTCTTAGCTCTAACTGTGGGATTGACCTCCTATGGGATTCAACTCGGCAACTCAAAGCCGACAAATTTAGTAAAAGTAATCGAAAACTATGAAGGCGGCCAAGCTGAATTCTCAGTTATTCGAGAACTGCCTGCGACCAATTCAGCCTTCTCCGGATCGCGTTTCGAGATTTTGCTTGAGTCGATTCACATTGATAACGAAGTTGCCAAAGTTCGCGCATTTGGGGTTTTGAACGGAAAAGATCCGAGTGAGTCGCTTGCGGTTGGAGCAAAGTATCGGTGTTTTATGAATTTTGCGCCCATTCAATCGGTCAATCGACAAATCTTTCGCGCGAGCTGCATTTCTGGCTTCGAATTGTTAATGCCAGCTCACCCAGGAGCAAATGCCTCAAAGCGGTTCAGAGATTCTTTCCTGGTTAATCTGGCCGGTATTTCGGCTGAGGCTAAGGGGCTGGTGGCTGGATTGGCCATCGGAGAGAAGCGGCTACTTAGTGATGAGTTTTCCGTTCAGATGAAGGCGGTTGGTTTGACGCACCTGACTGCGGTCTCTGGGGCAAACTGTGCAATCGTGGTCGGGCTGGTGTATTTAGTTTCGATGCGCATCTCGCGGCGCAGGATTGTTCGCACAGTTATTGGTGTTGTAGCACTGGTGCTTTATGTCGGGCTGGTCGGTCCCGAGCCAAGCGTAATCAGATCTGCCTTTATGGCTGGTGTAGTTTTAGTCGCTGCCTCTCTAGGTCGGCCCGCTGCTGGTTCGCCAGCTCTTGCGCTTGCCGTGTTGGTGCTGCTTTGCATCGACCCATGGTTGGCAACAGATTACGGTTTCATGCTGTCGGTGGCCGCAACCGCAGGGATACTTCTGCTCACCAGGCCACTGTATGAGAAGTTCAAGTCCCTTATGCCTGCATGGATTGCGCTGCCACTCGCTGTTTCGGCGGGTGCTCAGGTTATGTGTTTGCCCGTTCTTTTGCAGCTCCAAGAGGGTTTAGCCACTTATTCATTGCTGGCCAATCTTCTGGTCGAACCAATGGTCGCCCCAATTACTGTCCTGGGTATTCTTAGTTGCTTGGTTGCCCTTCCGCTACCTGGGCTGGCTGCCGCTCTAAGTTGGCTCGCATCCGTCGCAGCGCAGTGGATAGTCGTGACCACCCAATTGTTGAGCAGTCTGGCTGGCGGAGTAATTCCATGGCCAAACGGATTTCTTGGTGCGATTTCGGCCGTGGCCGTAATTATCGCGCTGGTAGTTTTTCTGCTGGCATCTGCTCAGAAATCAAAGAACTGGGCGGCTTTTGCTCTGCTAATAATTTTGGGCGTGACCATCGGGTCAGCTGGTTCGGCTGCAAAGAGATACGGAACCTGGCCTAACCAGGCATGGCAGGTAGTTGCCTGCGATGTTGGACAAGGGGATGCGTTTGTCCTTCGTTCTGAGGGGCTAACTGCTGTAATCGATGTTGGTCGCGAGAATGCGCCCACAAAAGAATGCTTGGATCGACTTGGGGTGCAGACCATCGACCTGCTGGTGCTTACCCACTACGACCTAGACCATGTGGGTGGGCTCGGTGGTGCGCTTGCTGGTCGTCGCATCGGCGAGGTATTACTTTCTCCGTTTCCGGATGAACGTTGGGCTGCTAGCAATGTTCAAGAGACACTGCAGGCGACGGGGTCACGCATCTATCGGCCATTTGAGGGCGATAGCGGGAAGCTAGGGGCGTTCACCTGGACGGTGCTGAATCCACCAAGGAACCTAAACCTGGTTGAGGACTCAAATGACGCTAGTCTTGCGATGCTTTGGAAGGGCGCCGAGCTTAATTTCCTCGCATTCGCAGATCTAGGTGAAAGGGGCCAGATGCGTCTTGGCGCGGCATCTTCAACCTGGCTTGGGCAAGGCCTCGACAACGTACCCATGATTCTCAAAGTTGCCCATCACGGATCACGGGACCAATTCTCCGAACTGTATGAGGCAGTTCGCCCAGATGTGTGTCTGATTTCCTCTGGAGAGGGCAACAGTTACGGGCATCCGACCAGAAGAACGCTGGATCTTTTGGAAAGCTTGAATTGTGAAACGCTGAGAACAGACAATCTGGGGTCGATCTCGCTCCAGATCAACCAGAATGACTTGAAGCTTGGAGTCAGCGGTCGCGGTTAG
- a CDS encoding MFS transporter, whose product MNRRTKVLGLLALIAISLVLRPAVAVIGPLLAEITDSLALSPTDASVLTAAPVLCFGLGAFFSPWLVSRFGVDRAMMLVLLVLAIAMALRGFLGFPGLLVGTVAAGLSIAAANVLLPSVVRRDFPKSVPLVTGMYTTVLAISASFAASSAVSVSGALGGWQAASAIWAAPGLLAIVLWAPKFTRGRNDSIAPIAHLGQVSSLPLHSGLAWLLVLFFGIQSLGFYAILGWLPTALLSKGFTDGDVSFYLGIATSIGIPFGLAMSSILGRFKSLAWWASGSSAVSAAGFAGLATSLASSNADEVILLLSSILIGIGQASTFPISLSLVSIRASSSAATTQLSAMTQGIGYLISALGTFVVGVLATATGSWAVSLWLLTVLTVLQMVCGYIAGKPGVVQDNKKPRVK is encoded by the coding sequence GTGAATCGTCGAACTAAGGTTCTCGGGCTTCTAGCTCTAATTGCTATTTCCCTTGTCCTCAGACCCGCAGTGGCGGTTATTGGCCCTCTGCTAGCCGAAATAACCGATTCGCTAGCGCTCTCTCCAACCGATGCGAGCGTGTTGACCGCAGCGCCAGTTCTATGTTTTGGCCTAGGTGCTTTTTTTAGTCCCTGGTTGGTATCCCGATTCGGTGTCGACCGAGCCATGATGCTGGTTCTCTTAGTCCTTGCAATCGCGATGGCGCTTCGAGGGTTCCTGGGGTTCCCAGGTCTTCTAGTCGGCACTGTCGCGGCTGGGCTGTCGATTGCTGCAGCCAACGTCCTGTTGCCTTCGGTGGTGCGCCGAGACTTTCCAAAGTCGGTTCCGCTGGTCACCGGCATGTACACCACGGTGCTAGCAATTTCGGCCAGCTTTGCTGCCTCTTCGGCTGTATCCGTAAGTGGCGCACTAGGTGGTTGGCAAGCGGCATCAGCTATTTGGGCTGCACCTGGATTGCTGGCAATTGTGCTTTGGGCACCAAAATTTACTCGCGGTCGTAACGACTCGATTGCGCCGATTGCCCACTTAGGTCAGGTAAGTTCCCTTCCACTCCATTCGGGCTTAGCTTGGCTCCTGGTGCTGTTTTTCGGAATTCAGTCACTTGGTTTCTACGCAATCCTTGGTTGGCTTCCGACGGCACTGCTGTCGAAAGGGTTTACCGACGGCGACGTTAGTTTTTATTTGGGTATCGCAACATCGATTGGAATCCCGTTCGGGCTAGCAATGTCGTCGATCCTGGGCAGGTTTAAATCACTCGCCTGGTGGGCTTCCGGCTCGAGTGCGGTTTCAGCTGCAGGGTTTGCTGGGTTGGCCACATCGCTGGCCTCAAGTAACGCCGATGAAGTGATTCTTCTGCTCAGCTCAATCTTGATTGGAATTGGGCAGGCCTCCACCTTTCCTATTTCCCTCTCGCTAGTGAGCATTCGCGCATCGAGCAGCGCTGCAACGACTCAGTTGTCAGCGATGACCCAGGGGATTGGCTATTTAATCTCTGCCTTGGGCACCTTCGTAGTTGGTGTTCTGGCCACCGCAACTGGCTCTTGGGCGGTCAGCCTTTGGCTGCTAACAGTTCTGACTGTGTTGCAGATGGTCTGCGGCTACATTGCAGGTAAGCCAGGTGTGGTTCAGGACAATAAAAAACCCCGAGTCAAATGA
- the leuS gene encoding leucine--tRNA ligase, which translates to MTQQNAPVENEYNVFNIQEKWLPVWDELRPFASGNAGDPRPKKYVLDMFPYPSGDLHMGHAEAYALGDVISRYWVQKGYNVMHPIGWDSFGLPAENAAIKRGLDPKGWTYDNIAQQRSSMRRYACSFDWDRVLITSDPIYYRWNQWLFLEFYNKGLAYRKNSNVNWCPSCQTVLANEQVVQGLCERCDSLVTKKALTQWYFKVTDYADRLLDDLDTLEGNWPSKVLSMQRNWIGRSHGADVNFVIEGREEPVTVFTTRPDTLFGATFMVVAADSALAAELAAGADADVQSQFDAYLEKVKQSNDIERLATDRPKTGVDLKRFAINPVNGAKLPIFASDYVLADYGHGAIMAVPAHDQRDLDFAKAMGLSVQVVLETGEEDPNTSGVATTGEGTLINSGPLNGLSKADAIQKIAELLESEGKGKKTKNFRLRDWLISRQRYWGTPIPIIHCEKCGEVPVPQDQLPVELPSAEGLDLKPKGTSPLGGATDWVNVNCPKCAGPALRDTDTMDTFVDSSWYFLRFLSPNSTEVAFPEDEAKAWAPVDQYVGGVTHAILHLLYARFITKVLHDLGKLDFEEPFTRLLNQGMVLMNGSAMSKSRGNIVALSEQLDEHGVDAVRLTMSFAGPPEDDIDWADVSPSGAAKFLARAWRAANDVVSPVGSDAALGNKELRKATHTFLRDFGPVIEGFKFNVGVAKIMELVNALRKAIDGAAGPADPAVREAAEVVAKALSLFAPYTAEDMWAQLGHQPGVALAQLPEADLTLLVESSVVAVVQVDGKLRDKFEVDVNISEDELLALAMQSEPVKRAIGDKSIANTIVRVPKLVNIATK; encoded by the coding sequence ATGACCCAGCAAAACGCGCCGGTTGAGAACGAATACAACGTATTCAACATCCAGGAAAAATGGCTTCCGGTATGGGATGAACTGCGTCCATTTGCGTCGGGAAATGCCGGAGATCCTCGCCCTAAGAAATACGTCTTGGATATGTTTCCTTACCCATCGGGCGACCTACACATGGGGCACGCTGAGGCATACGCGCTAGGCGATGTTATTTCTCGATACTGGGTGCAAAAGGGATACAACGTCATGCATCCAATCGGTTGGGACTCATTCGGTCTCCCTGCCGAGAACGCTGCAATTAAGCGCGGACTGGACCCTAAGGGTTGGACCTACGACAACATCGCGCAACAGCGGTCATCGATGCGTAGATATGCCTGCTCATTTGACTGGGACCGCGTACTGATTACTTCAGACCCGATTTACTACCGCTGGAACCAGTGGTTATTCCTTGAGTTCTACAACAAGGGCTTGGCTTACCGCAAAAACTCAAACGTCAACTGGTGCCCAAGCTGTCAAACCGTGCTGGCAAACGAGCAGGTTGTCCAAGGGCTGTGTGAGCGTTGCGACAGCCTAGTGACCAAGAAGGCTCTAACCCAGTGGTACTTCAAAGTCACCGATTACGCTGACCGCCTGCTCGATGATTTGGACACCCTCGAAGGCAATTGGCCGTCAAAGGTTCTCTCTATGCAGAGAAACTGGATTGGGCGTTCCCACGGAGCCGACGTCAATTTTGTGATTGAAGGCCGCGAAGAGCCGGTAACCGTATTTACCACTCGCCCAGACACCCTGTTTGGTGCGACTTTCATGGTTGTCGCCGCAGACAGTGCTTTGGCAGCGGAACTTGCGGCAGGCGCCGACGCTGATGTTCAGTCGCAGTTTGATGCCTACCTTGAAAAGGTCAAGCAGTCCAATGACATTGAACGACTCGCTACCGACCGCCCGAAGACGGGTGTTGACCTAAAGCGTTTTGCAATCAATCCGGTAAACGGAGCCAAGCTACCAATCTTTGCGTCTGACTATGTCCTTGCCGACTACGGTCATGGTGCGATTATGGCTGTTCCTGCCCATGACCAGCGCGACTTGGATTTTGCCAAGGCTATGGGGCTGTCGGTTCAGGTGGTGCTTGAGACCGGCGAAGAGGACCCAAATACCAGCGGTGTAGCCACTACTGGAGAAGGAACCCTGATTAACTCGGGTCCGCTCAATGGGCTTTCTAAAGCAGACGCAATCCAGAAAATTGCTGAACTGCTTGAGTCCGAAGGTAAAGGTAAGAAGACCAAGAACTTCCGACTTCGTGACTGGCTAATTTCGCGCCAACGATACTGGGGAACACCAATTCCTATCATTCACTGCGAAAAGTGTGGTGAGGTGCCTGTTCCGCAGGATCAGTTGCCAGTCGAGCTTCCATCGGCCGAAGGCCTAGACCTCAAGCCAAAGGGAACTTCGCCACTTGGCGGAGCAACCGACTGGGTGAACGTAAACTGCCCAAAGTGTGCTGGACCGGCTCTTCGCGACACCGACACCATGGATACCTTCGTGGATTCATCCTGGTATTTCCTTCGTTTCTTGTCTCCAAACTCAACTGAGGTTGCTTTTCCAGAGGATGAAGCCAAGGCTTGGGCTCCGGTTGATCAGTATGTTGGTGGCGTAACGCACGCAATCCTTCACCTGCTCTACGCAAGGTTTATTACCAAGGTTCTGCACGATCTAGGAAAGCTAGATTTTGAAGAGCCGTTTACGCGCTTACTTAACCAGGGCATGGTTCTTATGAACGGTTCTGCGATGTCAAAGTCTCGTGGAAACATCGTTGCTTTGAGCGAGCAGCTGGACGAGCACGGTGTAGATGCTGTTCGTTTGACTATGTCATTTGCCGGTCCTCCAGAGGATGACATCGACTGGGCTGATGTTTCTCCGTCGGGTGCGGCCAAGTTCCTTGCGCGTGCTTGGCGAGCAGCCAATGATGTCGTTAGCCCAGTTGGGTCAGATGCTGCACTTGGAAACAAGGAGTTGCGTAAGGCGACCCACACTTTCTTGCGTGACTTTGGCCCAGTAATTGAAGGCTTCAAGTTCAATGTCGGTGTTGCCAAAATTATGGAGCTAGTCAATGCGCTTCGTAAGGCTATTGACGGCGCTGCCGGTCCTGCTGATCCAGCAGTGCGCGAGGCAGCCGAAGTCGTGGCAAAGGCACTCTCGCTTTTTGCTCCGTATACGGCCGAGGACATGTGGGCACAGCTTGGTCACCAGCCTGGAGTTGCGCTTGCACAGCTGCCTGAAGCCGACCTAACTTTGCTGGTTGAAAGTTCAGTGGTTGCTGTCGTGCAGGTCGACGGCAAGCTACGGGACAAATTTGAAGTTGACGTAAACATTTCCGAGGATGAACTCCTCGCTTTGGCTATGCAATCAGAACCGGTCAAGCGTGCAATTGGGGATAAGTCAATTGCAAACACCATTGTTCGCGTTCCAAAACTTGTGAACATAGCAACCAAGTAA
- the lepA gene encoding translation elongation factor 4, protein MSPRATTRLEPAKTDPAMIRNFCIIAHIDHGKSTLADRMLQLTGVVDDRSMRAQYLDRMDIERERGITIKSQAVRMPWEMDGKTYALNMIDTPGHVDFTYEVSRSLAACEGAVLLVDAAQGIEAQTLANLYLAMENDLKIIPVLNKIDLPAAQPEKYAEELANLIGGNPEDCLRVSGKTGMGVDSLLDLIVNEVPAPVGDPNAPARAMIFDSVYDSYRGVVTYIRMIDGQLKPREQITMMSTKAVHEALEIGVSSPEPEPTKGLGVGEVGYLITGVKDVRQSKVGDTVTTKLNPATEPLKGYADPKPMVFSGVYPIDGSDYPVLREALDKLKLSDAALVYEPETSVALGFGFRIGFLGLLHLEIVTERLEREFGLDLIATAPSVVYEVTLENGDEITVTNPSEFPGGKIKKILEPIVRATILSPKDYVGTIMELCQSRRGTMIDMQYLGEDRVQLRYTLPLAEIVFDFFDQLKSKTAGYGSLDYEEIGLEEGDLVKVDLLLQGEQVDAFSAIVHREKAYAYGVMITGKLRELIPRQQFEVPIQAAIGARIIARESIRAMRKDVLAKCYGGDISRKRKLLEKQKEGKKRMKTIGRVEVPQEAFIAALSTDGEKKGEKKK, encoded by the coding sequence TTGTCGCCACGCGCAACCACCCGTCTAGAACCGGCAAAGACCGATCCAGCGATGATTCGCAATTTCTGCATCATCGCCCACATTGATCACGGTAAGTCAACTTTGGCTGACCGAATGCTTCAGCTAACCGGTGTCGTCGACGACCGTTCTATGCGTGCCCAGTACTTGGACCGCATGGACATCGAACGTGAGCGCGGAATCACGATCAAGTCCCAGGCTGTTCGCATGCCTTGGGAGATGGATGGCAAAACCTACGCGCTCAACATGATTGACACACCTGGGCACGTTGACTTCACCTACGAGGTGTCTCGTTCATTGGCCGCCTGTGAGGGAGCTGTTCTTCTGGTTGATGCTGCTCAGGGTATCGAGGCCCAGACCCTGGCCAACCTTTACTTGGCGATGGAAAATGACCTCAAGATCATTCCAGTCCTAAACAAAATTGACCTCCCAGCTGCACAGCCAGAAAAGTATGCGGAGGAGCTGGCCAACCTAATCGGTGGAAATCCTGAAGATTGCCTTCGCGTCTCAGGAAAAACCGGTATGGGTGTTGACTCGCTGCTTGACCTGATTGTCAACGAGGTGCCTGCGCCAGTTGGTGACCCGAATGCGCCGGCTCGCGCGATGATCTTTGACTCGGTTTATGACAGTTATCGTGGCGTAGTTACTTACATCCGCATGATTGACGGGCAGCTCAAGCCACGTGAGCAAATCACCATGATGTCTACTAAAGCGGTCCACGAAGCGCTGGAGATCGGTGTTTCTTCACCAGAACCAGAACCTACCAAGGGCCTTGGAGTCGGTGAGGTCGGTTACTTGATCACCGGTGTGAAGGACGTTCGTCAGTCCAAGGTCGGTGACACGGTTACCACCAAGCTAAACCCGGCAACTGAGCCGCTAAAGGGTTATGCGGACCCAAAGCCAATGGTTTTCTCGGGCGTGTATCCGATTGATGGATCCGACTACCCAGTCTTGCGCGAAGCGTTGGACAAGCTCAAGCTTTCAGACGCCGCACTGGTCTACGAGCCAGAAACCTCGGTAGCTCTCGGTTTCGGATTCCGAATTGGATTCCTGGGCCTATTGCACCTAGAGATCGTCACCGAACGTCTTGAGCGCGAGTTTGGGCTGGACCTGATTGCCACGGCTCCATCGGTGGTCTACGAGGTAACCCTTGAGAACGGCGACGAGATTACCGTCACCAACCCGAGTGAATTCCCTGGCGGAAAAATTAAGAAGATCCTCGAGCCGATTGTGCGTGCCACAATTCTGAGCCCGAAAGACTACGTCGGTACCATCATGGAGCTCTGCCAGAGTCGCCGTGGCACCATGATCGACATGCAGTATCTGGGTGAAGACCGCGTTCAACTTCGATACACCCTTCCGCTGGCCGAGATTGTTTTTGACTTCTTTGACCAGCTGAAGAGCAAGACCGCCGGTTACGGATCTCTCGACTACGAGGAAATCGGTCTTGAAGAAGGAGATCTAGTCAAGGTTGACCTGCTTCTTCAGGGTGAACAGGTTGATGCCTTTAGCGCAATCGTGCACCGAGAAAAGGCTTATGCCTACGGTGTCATGATCACCGGCAAGCTACGCGAGTTGATCCCGCGCCAGCAGTTCGAAGTCCCAATTCAGGCTGCCATCGGTGCCAGAATTATTGCCCGCGAGTCAATCAGGGCTATGCGTAAAGATGTTCTTGCCAAGTGTTACGGCGGTGACATCAGCCGTAAGCGCAAACTTCTTGAGAAGCAAAAAGAGGGTAAGAAGCGCATGAAGACCATTGGTCGCGTTGAAGTGCCGCAAGAGGCATTCATTGCCGCGCTATCGACCGATGGCGAGAAAAAGGGCGAGAAGAAGAAGTAG
- the holA gene encoding DNA polymerase III subunit delta, with amino-acid sequence MSKAKIIDWRHAAPDSVVFVSGPEEFLAGRAIRMIRETLKGQDDALEIHEIEASHYSAGTLLNLTSPSLFAEPRLLIIRGLERCSDDLIADGIAYLEHPTADTTVVLRHNGSSVRGKKLVDAIRVSSHATEINCAEIKKDADRVSFVQAEFAHADRKIAPAAVRALLDAFADDIAELASACNQLLMDSSETISESVVDRYYGGRVETNAFKVADAALAGKSGEALSLLRHAIATGADPVPLVAAISMKIRQLAKIFGNRSASPQSLGMAPWQVDRARKDLVGWTDDGLANAVSAMAIADAAAKGAERDPIYALERVIHLISNKGLSESSN; translated from the coding sequence GTGAGTAAAGCAAAGATCATTGACTGGCGCCATGCGGCACCGGATTCCGTGGTTTTTGTCTCAGGTCCAGAAGAATTTTTGGCCGGTCGAGCAATTCGTATGATTCGTGAAACCCTAAAGGGGCAAGATGATGCGCTTGAGATTCACGAAATCGAGGCATCGCACTACTCAGCCGGAACTCTCCTAAACCTGACCAGTCCGTCGCTATTTGCCGAACCTCGATTGTTGATCATTCGTGGGCTCGAGCGGTGCTCTGATGACCTAATTGCCGATGGCATTGCGTACCTCGAACACCCCACTGCAGACACCACCGTAGTTCTCCGGCACAACGGTTCGAGCGTTCGAGGCAAGAAACTCGTTGATGCCATTCGTGTCAGCAGCCACGCAACAGAAATCAATTGCGCTGAGATAAAAAAAGATGCTGATCGCGTGTCTTTTGTTCAAGCAGAATTTGCCCACGCCGATAGGAAAATCGCTCCAGCAGCCGTTAGAGCTTTGCTTGACGCATTTGCTGATGACATTGCAGAGCTGGCTTCGGCTTGTAATCAATTGCTGATGGATAGTTCTGAGACCATCTCCGAAAGTGTTGTCGATCGCTATTACGGCGGCAGAGTCGAAACAAATGCATTCAAAGTTGCAGATGCTGCTCTTGCCGGAAAGTCGGGGGAGGCCCTGTCGCTTCTCCGTCATGCAATTGCTACCGGCGCGGATCCAGTACCGCTAGTTGCCGCCATCTCTATGAAGATTCGCCAGCTGGCCAAAATCTTCGGCAACCGCTCGGCGTCACCGCAGTCGTTAGGCATGGCGCCTTGGCAGGTTGACCGAGCGCGTAAAGACCTCGTTGGCTGGACCGACGACGGTCTGGCAAACGCCGTTTCAGCTATGGCGATTGCGGATGCCGCCGCCAAAGGTGCGGAGCGAGACCCTATCTATGCACTTGAAAGGGTCATTCACCTCATCTCGAATAAGGGACTAAGTGAATCGTCGAACTAA